The genomic region TCGCCCCCAGGTGGATGCCCTCGGCCGTGGTCCCCGTGTGCAGGTCGTCGATGTCGGCGCGCAGCGCCCGCCGGAAGAACCGCCAGGCCGACGACAGGTCGGTGCGGGCGAGCACCCAGGTGTGCACCACCTCGCTGAGGGTCGACCCGTGCGAGGTCCGCTCCTGGTAGTACTCGGCGGTGGCGGCGAGGATGCCCGGTTCGCACGGGTAGCCCAGGCGGCACAGCAGGTCGACGACCTCCCGCTCCGACAGAAGGAAGAACAGCATCAGCACGTCCGCCTGCTTGGAGGCCTTGTACCGGTTGCAGGTGTCGCCCTCGGCCTCCAGGATGCGGTCCAGGCGCCGGATGTCGCCGTAGGCGGCCCGGTAGCGGTCCCAGTCCAGCTCCTCCAGGGCCCCGTAGCCGTCGAACTGGCTGATCACCCCGTCGTGGAAGGGCACCCGCATCTTCCGGCTGACGTCGGCGAACAGGTCGATCTCGTGCGGGGCCATCCCCGTCGTCTCCTCCAGCTCCCTGCGCCGCGACTCCGGCAGCAGGTCCAGGGTCTCCATCGCCCGCATCAGCACCCACACCGTCATCACGTTGGTGTAGGCGTTGTCGTCCAGCCCCGGTTCGGCGCGGTCGACGTAGCCGTCGTGGTACTCGTCGGGCCCCATGACACCGCGGATCACGTACCGGTCCAGCGCCTTGTCGTACTCGGCGAGCCCGGCGAGGAAGCGCGCGATCTCCACGAGCACTTCGGCGCCCTGGCCGAACAGGAACTCCCGGTCGCCCGTGTACTGGTAGTACTGCCAGACGTTGTGGGCGATGGCGACCCCCACGTGCCGCTGGCGGTGCGAGCGGTCCTCCAGCCAGTGGCCCGACCGCGGGTTCAGGTGGAGGCGCTGGGTCTGCTCGCGGCCGTCGCTGCCGCTCTGCCAGGGGAACATGGCCCCCGGCAGTCCCGCCTCCGCCGCGGCCGCCCGCGCCGCGGGCAGCCGCCGCCACCGGTAGCGCAGCAGGGCCCGCGCGGTCTCGGGGAAGTTCATGTTGAGGAAGGGGAAGACGAACAGCTCGTCCCAGAACACGTGGCCGCGGTAGGCCTCGCCGTGCAGCCCGCGCGCGGGCGCGCCGGCGTCCAGGTCGGCGGTGTGCGGCGACAGCGTCTGCACCAGGTGGAACAGGTGGAGGTCGAGCACGCGCTGGCTGTCCCCGTCGCTGATGTCGATGGCGCAGGTCTCCCACACCCGGCGCCAGGCGGCCTCGTGCCGGGCCAGCAGGGTGTCGAAGCCCGCGGCGCGGTCGGCGTCGCGCAGCGCGGCGGCCAGGGGCTCCTCGATCGCGTGGTCGCGCGAGGTGCGCACCGACACCACCTTGGCGAAGGTCACCGCGTCCCCCTCGGTGACCGTGAGGGACAGGTCGTGGGCGATCCAACCGCCGTCGCCGGCCCGCGCGAACCCGCCCTCGGCGGGCCGGTCGCAGGTGCTGCGCGCGGCCAGAGCCAGGCGGATCCCCGAGGTCGCCGTCCGCGCGCGCAGCCAGGCGACGTCCTCGCCGTCCGATCCCGT from Nocardiopsis aegyptia harbors:
- a CDS encoding glycoside hydrolase family 65 protein — translated: MSRWVLDWDSRGTEVDEGHREALCTLGNGRFATRGAAPESADDGTHYPGTYVAGCYDRLASVVEAHEVDNEDLVNIPNWLPLTFRIDQGAWFGSGAANMPVEDAGEEGAAHPPVLGPRWQRWELDLRRGVLTRQLEVRDGLGRRTRLVQRRFVSMSDPSLAALETTFVPVDWSGVLTVRSALDGRVANRGVRRYRDLRGDHLRPAGTGSDGEDVAWLRARTATSGIRLALAARSTCDRPAEGGFARAGDGGWIAHDLSLTVTEGDAVTFAKVVSVRTSRDHAIEEPLAAALRDADRAAGFDTLLARHEAAWRRVWETCAIDISDGDSQRVLDLHLFHLVQTLSPHTADLDAGAPARGLHGEAYRGHVFWDELFVFPFLNMNFPETARALLRYRWRRLPAARAAAAEAGLPGAMFPWQSGSDGREQTQRLHLNPRSGHWLEDRSHRQRHVGVAIAHNVWQYYQYTGDREFLFGQGAEVLVEIARFLAGLAEYDKALDRYVIRGVMGPDEYHDGYVDRAEPGLDDNAYTNVMTVWVLMRAMETLDLLPESRRRELEETTGMAPHEIDLFADVSRKMRVPFHDGVISQFDGYGALEELDWDRYRAAYGDIRRLDRILEAEGDTCNRYKASKQADVLMLFFLLSEREVVDLLCRLGYPCEPGILAATAEYYQERTSHGSTLSEVVHTWVLARTDLSSAWRFFRRALRADIDDLHTGTTAEGIHLGAMSGTVDILTRCFSGLEAEAGALRLAPRLPAELHSLSFTFRYHGNWDVRVVVTPDRVRVEVPRSSAPPILVAVGGHETVVAPGSACELAY